AGCTTCGGTAAGAATATTTAAACTCGCACCAAAAGCTCCGGCTCCATTTGTAGAAGTACCTACACCACGTTGCAATTGTAAACTTTGTACAGAACTGCTAAAATCCTGAAGGTTTACAAAAAAGGTCGTAAGACTTTCAGAATCGTTATATGGGATACCGTTAATTGTAACATTTATTCCTTGATTTCCTGTTCCGCGTACGCGAAAACCCGTGTAACCCACTCCCGCACCTGCATCTGATGTGGTTACTACACTGGGTAAAAAATTAAGCAAAATGGGTAAATCCTGACCCAGATTACGCTGGTTGATTTCTTCTTTAGAAAGGTTACTAAAGGTAATAGGGGAGTCTGCATTTACGCGTACAGATTTCACTAAAACTTCGTTTAACGTATTTACGCTAGTAGTGTCTGATGGTTTTTGCTGTGCGAGTGCTCCCCAGGTTGTTATGGAAGCAACACACACAAATAAAAGAGTTTTCATTCGTAAAATTATTACGAATAAAAGGGGCGATTATTCTGTGAAATTATTAAATAAAAAAGCAATGTTGTTTAAAAGCAATATTGAATACATCTATACTTTTAAACGTTTCCCTTGGCAGCATTACCTGCCCAGGTTCATTGGGTGTGATCTCAGCTTGCGTTTCTAAATAGAAAGTTTAAGCACCCCTTTGAGATTGAGCGGCAAATGTAGTACAATAGTTCTGCTTTTATAAAAAAATTAAGGGCTTTTGTTTCGCATAAGATTAATTTTAAACCGAATACCTTTTTATGAAAAACACAAAGCGATCTATTACCCTTAAAGTACTTGCAGGCTACTTTTTAATCGCCCTTTTAATTATTGTAGGTGTCTGGTTTATTTACCCGCAAATCAAAACATTTATTTATCCTGAGAAAGAGTCTGCCACTACAAACAAGAAGCTTACCTACACCAGTAACGCTCTAAGTTATTTATATGAGGCAGAGACCATAGGTCGTACAGCGATGGCCACAGGCTCTCAGGATCAATTTAAACAATACCGGGTGATAGTAGATAGCATCTCACCTCAACTCGACTCCTTACGCGCATTAACCACAACCAGAATGCTCACCCAACAACTGGACAGCATTAAAATACTTCTAAATACAAAAACTACAAACATAAGCGCAATGGTACAGTTGCGCAGGGAGCAATACTCCCGTAATTATTATGACGAGGCTCTTGCCGAATTAACAAAGGAAGACATCTATTTTGAAGATTATTCTAACGATCCCAGACTTGATTCTGTAGATGCATATACTAAAAAAGTGATTGTAGATTATCTCGAATATCTGCGAAAAGACAATGCAGACCCCGATCAAAATCTAACCTCAATGGCTAAGACCGTGCGGGAAACACTGGCAAAAATTGAAGACCGAAAAAAACAGCTGGAGATTGATATTATTAGTAAAGAGAATAATCTGCTTAAAAACGACCGCGAAATTAACCTGAAGATTAGAACGCTTTTAAGTTCGTTTGAACAGGAAGGTCTGTTATCTGCAAAACAACGTGAAGAACTCCTTAACTCACGAATAGATGAGATCTCAAAAACCTTAAAGATTATAGGTTTAATAAGCATCGTTCTAGCTCTGGGTTTTGTAATAATGATATTTAAAGACGCATCACGAAGCCAACAATACAACACCGAATTACAAAAAAGCAATAAAGTGGCTAAATCGCTTTTAAAAAGTAGAGAGCAGCTAATGGCGACCATCACACACGATATGCGCTCCCCCTTAAATACGGTTATAGGGTTTACAGATTTGCTGCAAAAAACCAGCGTAGATGCCACGCAAAATCGCTATTTACACACCATAGAAAAATCTGGCGAGTATATGCTTCAGCTGGTAAATGATCTTCTTGATTTCTCAAAATTAGAAGCCGGCAAAATTAAGATAGAAAAAATACCATTTAATCCTAAAAATCTTATTGAAGACATTATAGCTGTGGCAATCCCGGCTGTTGGGAAACCAGATGTAAATCTCAAAGTTGACGTACCTCAAGAATTAGATCGTCTGTTTTTAAGTGATCCTTTCCGTATAAAACAAATTGTCTCAAACCTAATTACTAATGCCTATAAGTTTACAGACTCGGGCAGCATTACTATTTCATTAGTTTTAGAAAAGGCAAATTTGATCATTGCTGTTGCAGATACAGGAATAGGTATCGCAAAACACAAACAGAAAATTATATTTAAAGAGTTTTCTCAAGCGGAAGATCATATTGCGCAGAGGTATGGCGGCTTTGGCCTGGGACTTTCCATCTCTCAAAAACTTGCAGATTTATTAAATGGTAAGCTGAAACTTGAAAGCGAACTCGGAAAAGGAAGCACATTTACACTTAGTATTCCTGTAGAAGAAACGGGGCAAAAAATGGAAACCTCCCCGACCATTACTGAAGAGTTTGACACCAACACCCCTAAAAATATATTGCTGGTTGATGATGAACCCATGCAAATAAAGCTTGCTCAGGAAACGCTAAAAAGTCACCCCTATACCATTACTGTTGCAACAAACGGTAAAGAAGCGCTAGACCAATTAGAGCATAACACCTTTGACCTTATTCTAACCGATATACAAATGCCCATTCTAGATGGTATCGAACTTATCAAAAAAATTAGGCAGGATATACGTTTAAAAGAGACTCCCGTTATAGCACTTTCCGGGAATGGAAAATTAGAAGATGACGATTATAAAAAGTTAGGATTCACCAGTAATCTAAAAAAACCTTACAAACCAGATCACCTAATAGCCATTATTAAGAATCTGAATTTTACGGTTAAACCACTTCAAGAAAACAATCAACACGCAGACCAGGCTTACAATTTAGATGCGCTTAACGCTTTTGCTGATGATGATCCTGAGTCGTTAAAATCTATTATCGTAGTATTTATAGAAACTGCCGAAGAAAATCTTATTTTACTCAATACACACGCAGAAAGCCCGGAGCAACTCAAAGAAATCGCTCATAAAATGCTACCTATGATGCGCCAGTTAGAAGCAACATCTATAGTTAAAATATTAGAAAAGCTAGAGAATCCTGACGGAAAAACAATTTCTAAAAAAGTATTGAAATCCCTTATTCATATTGTGGAGAAAGACACCAATGAATTACTTAAAGATTTACGATTTCACTTTAAAGTTTAATATCGTACTGTTTTAACTTATTGTAAAGTGTTTTACGATCTACATTAAGAATACGTGCGGCTTTACTTTTATTACCGTTTGCTTCCTCAAGAGCATCTAATATAAGTTCCTGCTCATTTGCATTTTTAAATAAACTAAAGTCTTGTTTTGACGCATCTTCTTTAAAGCTTGTAATTTCCTGAGGCAATAATTCTAAAGGTATAGTGGTGTGCTGTGTTAGTAAAACAGATCGTTTTACAATATTTTGAAGTTCTCGTAAGTTTCCCGGCCAGTCGTAACGCTCTAAAGCCTGCATCGCCTGCTCGCTAAAGCCCTCAACATCTTTTTCTAGTTCGTTATTTGCACGTTGCAAAAATGCACTTACAAACAATCGTAAATCTTCTTTACGTTTACTTAACCTCGGTACTTTAATTGAAAATTCATTAAGTCTGTGGTATAAATCTTCTCTAAACTCACCTTTTTTAACAGCTTCAGCAAGATCCTCATTTGTTGCTGCTACAACACGTATATCTACCGGAATTTCAGTATTTGCGCCTACCGGTTTTACCTTGCGCTCTTGCAAAGCTCTTAACAATTGAACTTGCAGCTCGTAAGAGAGGTTTCCTATTTCATCTAAAAAAAGTGTACCCCCATTTGCCGCTTCAAAGTGACCTATTTTATCTGTTAAGGCTCCTGTAAATGATCCTTTTTTATGACCAAAAAACTCACTGCTCGCTAATTCTTTTGGAATAGCACCACAATCTACTGCGATAAACGGATTCTCCTTTCGTTTGCTTCTATCGTGAATATTTTTTGCAACGTATTCTTTACCCGTACCACTATCACCTATTACTAAAACAGACATTGTTGTGGGCGCTACTAAATCTACATATTGATTGAGTTTTGCCGAAGCATCACTTATACCTTTTATAAACTGGGATTTTGCCGCACTCTTAGTCTTAGGTTCAACAACAGCTTCTTGCTTTACTTCTGCTACGTTCTGAGTTGCTTTTGTACTGTTATTTTTCTGAAGTGCTTTTTCTATTATTTGCAGCAATTCATCGGGTCGTACCGGTTTAGAAATGTAGTCAAAAGCACCTTCCTTCATTGCCTGCACTGCCTTATTCACTTCTGCATAGCCCGTCATAAGAATTACGGGTATATTCTGATTTATTTGTATAACGTGTTTTAAAACACTAAGACCATCATCATCTGGCAAACGTACATCTGTTAATACAAGATTTATGGTGGTTGTATCTAAAATCTTTCGGGCTTCTTCGGCAGTAAAAGCGCTTGTTACTTTAAAATCGCGCCTGCTCAAAAAGGTCTCCAGCATTTTACAAAATGCTACATCATCTTCAATAATTAGAATACTAGTCAACTGTTTTAATTTTATAAGTTTAAAAGTACTAAACCCAGGGTGTGACTGAGGTCAAATAAATCATAAAATACATAACGGATTTTAATCTCTTATATTTTTAAAACCTGATTGTATTAAAAACAAAAAACCCCGACTTTCGTCGGGGTTTTTTCTGAATTTCTAACCATTCTATAA
The sequence above is a segment of the Leeuwenhoekiella sp. MAR_2009_132 genome. Coding sequences within it:
- a CDS encoding ATP-binding protein — encoded protein: MKNTKRSITLKVLAGYFLIALLIIVGVWFIYPQIKTFIYPEKESATTNKKLTYTSNALSYLYEAETIGRTAMATGSQDQFKQYRVIVDSISPQLDSLRALTTTRMLTQQLDSIKILLNTKTTNISAMVQLRREQYSRNYYDEALAELTKEDIYFEDYSNDPRLDSVDAYTKKVIVDYLEYLRKDNADPDQNLTSMAKTVRETLAKIEDRKKQLEIDIISKENNLLKNDREINLKIRTLLSSFEQEGLLSAKQREELLNSRIDEISKTLKIIGLISIVLALGFVIMIFKDASRSQQYNTELQKSNKVAKSLLKSREQLMATITHDMRSPLNTVIGFTDLLQKTSVDATQNRYLHTIEKSGEYMLQLVNDLLDFSKLEAGKIKIEKIPFNPKNLIEDIIAVAIPAVGKPDVNLKVDVPQELDRLFLSDPFRIKQIVSNLITNAYKFTDSGSITISLVLEKANLIIAVADTGIGIAKHKQKIIFKEFSQAEDHIAQRYGGFGLGLSISQKLADLLNGKLKLESELGKGSTFTLSIPVEETGQKMETSPTITEEFDTNTPKNILLVDDEPMQIKLAQETLKSHPYTITVATNGKEALDQLEHNTFDLILTDIQMPILDGIELIKKIRQDIRLKETPVIALSGNGKLEDDDYKKLGFTSNLKKPYKPDHLIAIIKNLNFTVKPLQENNQHADQAYNLDALNAFADDDPESLKSIIVVFIETAEENLILLNTHAESPEQLKEIAHKMLPMMRQLEATSIVKILEKLENPDGKTISKKVLKSLIHIVEKDTNELLKDLRFHFKV
- a CDS encoding sigma-54-dependent transcriptional regulator, yielding MTSILIIEDDVAFCKMLETFLSRRDFKVTSAFTAEEARKILDTTTINLVLTDVRLPDDDGLSVLKHVIQINQNIPVILMTGYAEVNKAVQAMKEGAFDYISKPVRPDELLQIIEKALQKNNSTKATQNVAEVKQEAVVEPKTKSAAKSQFIKGISDASAKLNQYVDLVAPTTMSVLVIGDSGTGKEYVAKNIHDRSKRKENPFIAVDCGAIPKELASSEFFGHKKGSFTGALTDKIGHFEAANGGTLFLDEIGNLSYELQVQLLRALQERKVKPVGANTEIPVDIRVVAATNEDLAEAVKKGEFREDLYHRLNEFSIKVPRLSKRKEDLRLFVSAFLQRANNELEKDVEGFSEQAMQALERYDWPGNLRELQNIVKRSVLLTQHTTIPLELLPQEITSFKEDASKQDFSLFKNANEQELILDALEEANGNKSKAARILNVDRKTLYNKLKQYDIKL